The Pseudomonadota bacterium DNA segment TGAGCCTCTCCGCGACCTGGATCCGCGGCGTCCACCTCGCGCTCTTCGTGATCTTCGCCGCCGCCTGGGCGGTCGTCGGCCTGACGGCGCTCGCGGTCGCCGGCGCGCTGCCCGAGACGCTCGAGCGGCTGGCGGCGTTCCTCACCTCGTGTCCCTTCCGCGCGGCGACCGGACAGCCGTGCCCGCTGTGCGGCGTCACGACCGCGGCGCTGGCGCTCCTTCGCGGCGACGTCGAGGCGAGCCTCGCGCTCCACCCGGCCGCGCTGGCGCTCGCGACGCTCGCCGTGAGCCAGCCCTTCTATCGGCTGCTGCGGGCTCTGAGGCCGCGGTTCTCGCTCTACGAGGAGCTGCTCGTCACCGGCACCGGCATCGTGGCCGCGATCGTGGTGATCGCGCTGGCGTGACCTGGATCACTTCGCGAACAGCGCGGGGTCGAGGTCCGCGGTGAGCATCAGGAAGTCGAGCTCCATCGTGCCCTTGGAGGTCGGGCAGTCGGCGCCCGCGCACGGATCCGCGACCTCGTCGACGTGGATCTTCCCGTTCGCGAGCAGGGCGCGGATCTGCGCGGCGGTCACGGTCTGGTTGAAGATGCTCTGGAGCTCGACGTACAGCACCTGGGCGCTGAACGCCTCGTTGTCGACCGCGAGATCGAGGTCGGCACCCGCGACGAAGCTGTCCATGGGGATCATCACCTGGAGCATGATGATCTTCGGGGGCGCCGTCGAGACCGCGACCTGGAACGCGATCACGGCCGAGTCGCCGAGCTCGGCGTCCTCCGAGACCATGCCGAGGGCGCTCGTGAACCCGACCGCGTTGCAGTTGAAGGACTCCGCGATCGGGAAGGTGTGCTGGTCCGCGGCCGCCGGCGTGCCGTCCGCGGGCACGAGGTTGACCTCCCACTCGGCCTTGAGCTGCCCGAGCGGGACGCAGCCGGCGATCGTCTCCTCGGTGTTGAACGGCAGGCAGTACGACGCGGTCCC contains these protein-coding regions:
- a CDS encoding DUF2752 domain-containing protein, with translation MSLSATWIRGVHLALFVIFAAAWAVVGLTALAVAGALPETLERLAAFLTSCPFRAATGQPCPLCGVTTAALALLRGDVEASLALHPAALALATLAVSQPFYRLLRALRPRFSLYEELLVTGTGIVAAIVVIALA